Proteins encoded within one genomic window of Ailuropoda melanoleuca isolate Jingjing chromosome 16, ASM200744v2, whole genome shotgun sequence:
- the LOC117796717 gene encoding membrane-spanning 4-domains subfamily A member 4D-like isoform X1 encodes MDLQRRDPAIHHGRSGPMPFPHEAQKNLQNFLKGKPVILGVSQIMIGLMNICLWIMIKVFLSFHQLHLALENSAHTFIFLLGPIFLILSGTVSIVSGKKTTKQMICGSIGANTVAAILTGLSLIILAIRVTISYYLLSSVSARYFMTGIMFLKLILVILGLIISVLLSAFGCSAVCCDMTSVVVDLSSNEHGLPMATLSHDYDEVAFQLT; translated from the exons ATGGATCTCCAACGAAGAGATCCAGCCATCCACCACGGCCGGTCTGGGCCAATGCCTTTCCCTCATGAGGCACAGAAGAACTTGCAGAATTTTCTCAAGGGGAAGCCAGTTATTCTTGGG GTGAGCCAAATCATGATCGGCCTAATGAACATTTGCCTGTGGATTATGATAAAGGTCTTCCTTTCATTCCACCAACTACATCTAGCACTAGAAAACAGTGCACatacctttattttccttttgggacCAATTTTT TTAATTTTATCTGGAACTGTGTCCATTGTGTCTGGAAAGAAGACAACAAAACAGATG ATCTGTGGCAGCATTGGGGCAAACACCGTGGCTGCCATATTAACAGGACTGTcactaataatccttgcaatcaGAGTGACCATATCCTATTACCTCTTATCAAGCGTATCAGCTCGTTATTTCATGACT GGGATTATGTTTCTGAAGCTCATCCTCGTCATCCTGGGACTCATCATCTCAGTGCTGCTGTCTGCATTTGGATGCAGTGCTGTCTGCTGTGATATGACCTCA GTGGTTGTCGACTTATCCTCCAATGAGCATGGACTTCCCATGGCTACTCTTTCTCATGACTATGATGAGGTGGCTTTCCAACTCACTTAG
- the LOC117796717 gene encoding membrane-spanning 4-domains subfamily A member 4D-like isoform X2, whose product MDLQRRDPAIHHGRSGPMPFPHEAQKNLQNFLKGKPVILGVSQIMIGLMNICLWIMIKVFLSFHQLHLALENSAHTFIFLLGPIFLILSGTVSIVSGKKTTKQMICGSIGANTVAAILTGLSLIILAIRVTISYYLLSSVSARYFMTGIMFLKLILVILGLIISVLLSAFGCSAVCCDMTSLDMIKKAYDPSA is encoded by the exons ATGGATCTCCAACGAAGAGATCCAGCCATCCACCACGGCCGGTCTGGGCCAATGCCTTTCCCTCATGAGGCACAGAAGAACTTGCAGAATTTTCTCAAGGGGAAGCCAGTTATTCTTGGG GTGAGCCAAATCATGATCGGCCTAATGAACATTTGCCTGTGGATTATGATAAAGGTCTTCCTTTCATTCCACCAACTACATCTAGCACTAGAAAACAGTGCACatacctttattttccttttgggacCAATTTTT TTAATTTTATCTGGAACTGTGTCCATTGTGTCTGGAAAGAAGACAACAAAACAGATG ATCTGTGGCAGCATTGGGGCAAACACCGTGGCTGCCATATTAACAGGACTGTcactaataatccttgcaatcaGAGTGACCATATCCTATTACCTCTTATCAAGCGTATCAGCTCGTTATTTCATGACT GGGATTATGTTTCTGAAGCTCATCCTCGTCATCCTGGGACTCATCATCTCAGTGCTGCTGTCTGCATTTGGATGCAGTGCTGTCTGCTGTGATATGACCTCA TTGGACATGATAAAGAAAGCCTACGATCCATCAGCATGA
- the LOC105241292 gene encoding high affinity immunoglobulin epsilon receptor subunit beta-like — translation MREIVGSTEITVDISSSENQGTQLGRAVTSDTSGNPPNKLQRFLKENLKQLGVAQIMIGVTFIFYGIIGIMVLHFTIHKISFYSFKIGFPVWAALAFIISGSVTVVSAKKRTKALLRGNVRANTLSTIVSGIGILILSTNLIKILFLDCDRDLCSDIKSVATGLVVILMILNCLQFSITLSLSILSYNTEGEKIDRASEGPYQDLLPQLSFYKNLEKDAVLYYNT, via the exons atgagagaaattgTGGGTTCCACTGAGATAACTGTGGATATTTCCTCGAGTGAAAACCAAGGTACCCAGTTAGGAAGGGCTGTGACATCTGACACCTCAGGAAACCCACCCAACAAGCTGCAAAGATTCCTGaaggaaaatctcaaacaacTGGGG GTGGCTCAGATAATGATTGGTGTGACATTCATCTTCTATGGGATCATTGGAATTATGGTTCTCCATTTCACAATACACAAAATCAGTTTCTACTCATTTAAGATAGGCTTCCCCGTATGGGCAGCTTTAGCT TTTATCATTTCTGGATCTGTGACAGTTGTGTCTGCAAAGAAGCGAACAAAAGCTCTG cTGAGAGGAAATGTGAGAGCTAACACTCTCAGCACAATTGTTTCCGGCATTGGAATTCTTATTCTCTCAACCAACTTAATAAAAATACTCTTCCTGGATTGTGACAGAGATTTATGTTCTGATATCAAATCAGTTGCAACT GGTCTCGTGGTTATACTGATGATACTAAACTGTCTGCAATTTTCAATTACGCTTTCCCTGTCCATACTCAGCTATAATACGGAGGGTGAGAAAATTGATCGG GCTTCAGAAGGTCCTTACCAAGACTTGCTGCCTCAGCTTTCATTCTACAAAAACCTTGAGAAGGACGCAGTTTTGTACTATAACACCTGA